One genomic segment of Capricornis sumatraensis isolate serow.1 chromosome 6, serow.2, whole genome shotgun sequence includes these proteins:
- the LOC138081525 gene encoding interferon beta-2-like: MTYRCLLQMVLLLCLSTTALSKSYSLLRFQQERSLEVCQNLLWQLPSTPQHCLESRMDFQVPEEMKQAQQFQKEDAVLVMYEMLQQIFNILTRDFSSTGWSDAIIEHLLEELYGQMNRLEPIQKEIMQKQTSTTGDTTDLRLKKYYFNLGQYLKSKEHNRCAWAVVQMQLLRNFSFLKSLTGYLQD; this comes from the coding sequence ATGACCTACCGGTGCCTCCTCCAGATGGTTCTCCTGCTGTGTCTCTCCACCACAGCTCTTTCCAAGAGCTACAGCTTGCTTAGATTCCAACAAGAGCGGAGCCTTGAGGTGTGTCAGAACCTCCTGTGGCAGTTACCTTCAACTCCTCAACATTGCCTGGAGTCCAGGATGGACTTCCAAGTCCCCGAGGAGATGAAGCAAGCACAGCAGTTCCAGAAGGAAGATGCCGTATTGGTCATGTATGAGATGCTCCAGCAGATCTTCAATATTCTCaccagagacttctccagcactggCTGGTCTGACGCCATCATTGAGCACCTCCTTGAGGAACTCTATGGGCAGATGAATCGTCTGGAGCCAATCCAGAAGGAAATAATGCAGAAGCAAACCTCCACTACGGGAGACACGACCGATCTTCGCCTGAAGAAATATTACTTCAACCTCGGGCAGTACCTCAAGTCCAAGGAGCACAACAGGTGTGCCTGGGCAGTTGTGCAAATGCAATTGCTCAGGAACTTTTCTTTCCTGAAGAGCCTAACAGGTTACCTCCAGGACTGA